A window from Halomicrobium urmianum encodes these proteins:
- a CDS encoding class I SAM-dependent methyltransferase, with translation MARSDHETDAAGASPDPPLRPGASGRAKTVEEIRDVYADQIDLLARTDWLNRLFSGRYRRRAFARATGRVLDVACGMGTNARYVPPTAEYVGIDVSPDMLREARAELDRIGRDGEVREMDAQDLDFPDDSFDTVISSLSTCTFPGPVAALNEMNRVCDPDGRVLLLEHGRSDVDLVARYQDWRADAHFEKHACRWNQEPLAVVAESDLQVERAWSAALGIITGIEARPG, from the coding sequence ATGGCGAGATCCGACCACGAAACCGACGCCGCCGGCGCGTCCCCGGATCCTCCGTTGCGGCCGGGGGCGTCCGGCCGAGCGAAGACGGTCGAGGAGATCAGGGACGTCTACGCCGACCAGATCGACCTGCTGGCGCGGACGGACTGGCTCAACCGGCTGTTCAGCGGCCGCTACCGCCGCCGGGCGTTCGCGCGGGCCACCGGCCGCGTGCTCGACGTCGCCTGCGGGATGGGGACGAACGCGCGCTACGTCCCCCCGACAGCGGAGTACGTCGGGATCGACGTCAGCCCGGACATGCTGCGCGAGGCGAGGGCCGAACTCGACCGGATCGGCCGCGACGGCGAGGTGCGCGAGATGGACGCACAGGACCTCGACTTCCCGGACGACAGCTTCGACACCGTGATCTCGTCGCTGTCGACGTGCACGTTCCCCGGCCCCGTCGCCGCCCTGAACGAGATGAACCGCGTCTGCGACCCCGACGGTCGCGTCCTCCTGCTCGAACACGGGCGCAGCGACGTCGACCTCGTCGCGCGCTACCAGGACTGGCGCGCCGACGCGCACTTCGAGAAACACGCCTGCCGGTGGAATCAGGAACCGCTCGCGGTCGTCGCCGAGTCCGACCTGCAGGTGGAGCGCGCCTGGTCGGCGGCGCTGGGCATCATCACGGGCATCGAGGCGCGGCCGGGGTGA
- a CDS encoding polysaccharide deacetylase family protein — translation MDGPALVLVFDDGFAADYEQIRPVLDEAGVPACLAIVPDWLGEEGHLDANRLAELADDGWEVAAHGRKHRFLQARRLRADVAPGETEIPVDDHVFPGEAHAVVAGDEMELVGESEGDQRNASDRASGSDRGERHASREEVRVADTVDDGSGDPVVVVEELIDGRYAADESVLRPAEALLRDEIVGVREEFRELGYDPTTFVFPYDAADPRAWEIAAEHYDALPNAGVRSLPNPPGTPGTNLRRYYLQTTHATMPEIETYLDAVAGLAGVGILAGHSAWDSVPPERVAAVVEEARERGISVTTFGD, via the coding sequence ATGGACGGACCAGCGCTGGTACTCGTCTTCGACGACGGGTTCGCGGCCGACTACGAGCAGATCAGACCCGTGCTCGACGAGGCCGGCGTCCCGGCCTGCCTCGCCATCGTGCCCGACTGGCTCGGCGAGGAGGGCCACCTCGACGCCAACCGGCTGGCGGAACTCGCCGACGACGGCTGGGAGGTAGCGGCCCACGGTCGGAAGCACCGGTTCCTGCAGGCCCGTCGCCTGCGGGCGGACGTCGCGCCGGGCGAGACCGAGATTCCCGTCGACGACCACGTGTTCCCCGGCGAGGCCCACGCCGTCGTCGCGGGCGACGAGATGGAACTGGTCGGCGAGAGCGAGGGCGACCAGCGGAACGCCTCGGACCGGGCGAGCGGGAGCGACCGCGGGGAGCGACACGCGAGCCGCGAGGAGGTCCGCGTCGCGGACACCGTCGATGACGGGAGCGGCGATCCCGTCGTCGTGGTCGAGGAACTGATCGACGGACGCTACGCCGCGGACGAGAGCGTCCTCCGGCCGGCCGAGGCGCTCCTGCGGGACGAGATCGTCGGCGTGCGCGAGGAGTTCCGAGAACTGGGCTACGACCCGACGACGTTCGTGTTCCCCTACGACGCCGCCGACCCGCGGGCCTGGGAGATCGCCGCCGAGCACTACGACGCGCTGCCCAACGCCGGCGTCCGGTCGCTCCCGAACCCGCCGGGGACACCGGGGACGAACCTGCGGCGGTATTACCTCCAGACGACGCACGCGACGATGCCGGAGATAGAGACGTACCTCGACGCGGTCGCCGGGCTCGCGGGCGTCGGGATCCTCGCTGGGCACAGCGCCTGGGACTCCGTGCCGCCAGAGCGCGTCGCGGCAGTCGTCGAGGAAGCCCGGGAGCGCGGGATCTCGGTCACGACGTTCGGGGACTGA
- a CDS encoding alpha/beta fold hydrolase: MSDGAQRRADRERAAGSRASGADAPAGRDADASETAGGRPLTVDTTAGPIAYAEYGDPDGAPVLFLHGTPGSRVLGRLYDDEARRRGVRVLAPDRPGYGESAPRPGRSPADAPAFLIPVLDDAGVAAAGVIAFSGGAPYALAMAADRPDRVAGVDLVSGAAPASLHEATPAVERLLGATARTTPRLLAGALAAQAWIADRGRPGIVVSQYTTGDPGDAVTDAVADVVARDFVAAVGRQRAGAVRESRLMGADWDVSLGGVSTPVSLHHGADDANVPVASARNLRDRLPEADLTVQEGDDHLTALLRSRAAVLDRYAEGA; encoded by the coding sequence ATGAGCGACGGTGCGCAGCGGCGAGCCGACCGGGAGCGAGCAGCGGGGTCGCGAGCGAGCGGTGCCGACGCGCCGGCCGGCCGGGATGCCGACGCGTCAGAAACCGCCGGCGGGCGGCCGCTGACGGTCGACACTACCGCCGGTCCGATAGCGTACGCCGAGTACGGGGACCCGGACGGCGCTCCGGTCCTGTTCCTCCACGGGACGCCCGGGTCGCGGGTCCTCGGGCGCCTCTACGACGACGAGGCGCGCCGCCGCGGGGTCCGGGTGCTCGCGCCCGACCGGCCGGGCTACGGCGAGTCCGCCCCGCGTCCGGGCCGGTCGCCGGCGGACGCCCCCGCGTTCCTGATCCCGGTGCTGGACGACGCCGGCGTCGCGGCCGCGGGCGTCATCGCGTTCTCGGGCGGCGCCCCGTACGCGCTGGCGATGGCGGCGGACCGGCCGGACCGGGTCGCCGGCGTGGACCTGGTCTCGGGGGCGGCTCCCGCGTCGCTACACGAGGCGACGCCGGCCGTCGAGCGCCTGCTCGGTGCGACGGCGCGGACCACGCCGCGTCTGCTCGCGGGCGCGCTCGCCGCACAGGCGTGGATCGCCGACCGCGGGCGGCCCGGAATCGTCGTCTCGCAGTACACCACCGGCGACCCCGGAGACGCCGTCACGGACGCCGTGGCCGACGTCGTGGCGCGGGACTTCGTCGCGGCGGTCGGGCGTCAGCGAGCGGGCGCAGTCCGGGAGTCCCGCCTGATGGGCGCCGACTGGGACGTGTCGCTCGGCGGCGTCTCGACGCCGGTGTCCCTGCACCACGGCGCGGACGACGCGAACGTCCCCGTCGCGAGCGCGCGGAACCTCCGTGACCGCCTTCCCGAGGCCGACCTCACGGTCCAGGAGGGCGACGACCACCTGACTGCGCTGCTGCGGAGCCGCGCCGCCGTCCTCGATCGATACGCCGAGGGTGCGTGA
- a CDS encoding DUF460 domain-containing protein: MNARTGALDDVVFGVDVQSGDVRGEAPSYALVVFEGDEIERDVVSHRKLRRRIEDERPGLVATDNMYELAEDKDALIHFLGGLPDGTRLVQVTGAERPEPLSRVASRHGVPYGKDPMKEAEASARLAAANVGQVVSAFTDTTTVKVARGRSTGGGGGWSEDRYTRRIHGAVKRRAREVESELDDAGLEYETDVTEKYGGFSNAVFAVEARPEDIPVSRGRHGDVRVEIERERRDGIEFRPLAKRRDHVIVGVDPGTTTAVALVGLDGAVLDVYSSRTVDTAGVTEWIVEHGRPVVVAADVTPMPETVEKLRRSFDAAGWVPASDLPVDEKQHRTREEAYDNDHERDAMAAALSAYDDHEDQFDRIAAKVPARIDTGEVTARVVAGEESVEAVLADLADDGDDDEADDAGEHEPRELTDEEKEIKRLRTQVERLQNHVETLEETIEEKDRRIEEQETELARARSDQRREVRKDREVTKLRRKKEELGEKLEAERGAREDLEGKLERLKALWKLDHSNFADVSEKKEGLVPVKVVDQFTTDDLRDADERFGLIEDDIVMFRDASGAGRSTAQRLADVNPRLVLRTGGLSDAADEILFEHEIPVASADMVTVQEVDELAVAREREVEAAIEDWEERAEERLRERNAEMVDKIISEHRAGERGESD, encoded by the coding sequence GTGAACGCACGCACCGGCGCACTCGACGACGTCGTCTTCGGGGTGGACGTCCAGAGCGGCGACGTCCGGGGTGAGGCTCCGTCCTACGCGCTGGTCGTCTTCGAGGGGGACGAGATCGAGCGGGACGTGGTCAGCCACCGGAAGCTCCGCCGGCGCATCGAGGACGAGCGGCCGGGCCTCGTCGCGACGGACAACATGTACGAACTGGCCGAGGACAAGGACGCCCTGATTCACTTCCTCGGCGGGCTACCGGACGGAACGCGGCTCGTGCAGGTGACCGGCGCGGAGCGGCCGGAGCCGCTCTCGCGGGTGGCCTCGCGCCACGGCGTGCCCTACGGCAAGGATCCCATGAAAGAGGCCGAGGCGTCGGCCCGGCTGGCCGCCGCGAACGTGGGGCAGGTCGTCTCGGCCTTCACGGACACGACGACGGTGAAGGTCGCCCGGGGCCGCTCGACGGGCGGCGGCGGGGGCTGGTCCGAGGACCGCTACACCCGCCGGATTCACGGCGCGGTCAAGCGCCGCGCCCGCGAGGTCGAGTCGGAACTCGACGACGCCGGCCTGGAGTACGAGACGGACGTGACCGAGAAGTACGGCGGCTTCTCGAACGCCGTCTTCGCCGTCGAGGCCCGCCCCGAGGACATCCCCGTCTCGCGCGGGCGCCACGGCGACGTCCGCGTGGAGATCGAGCGCGAGCGCCGGGACGGCATCGAGTTCCGCCCGCTGGCCAAGCGCCGGGATCACGTCATCGTCGGCGTCGATCCGGGCACCACGACGGCGGTCGCGCTCGTGGGCCTGGACGGCGCCGTGCTCGACGTCTACTCCTCCAGGACCGTGGACACCGCCGGCGTGACGGAGTGGATCGTCGAGCACGGCCGCCCCGTCGTCGTCGCCGCGGACGTGACGCCGATGCCCGAGACCGTCGAGAAGCTGCGCCGGTCGTTCGACGCCGCCGGCTGGGTCCCCGCCTCGGATCTGCCGGTCGACGAGAAGCAACACCGGACCCGCGAGGAGGCCTACGACAACGACCACGAGCGCGACGCCATGGCGGCGGCGCTGTCGGCCTACGACGACCACGAGGACCAGTTCGACCGGATCGCGGCCAAGGTCCCCGCCCGGATCGACACCGGCGAGGTGACCGCCCGCGTCGTCGCCGGCGAGGAGTCCGTCGAGGCGGTGCTGGCCGACCTCGCCGACGACGGCGACGACGACGAGGCCGACGACGCGGGCGAGCACGAGCCCCGCGAGCTCACCGACGAGGAGAAGGAGATCAAGCGCCTCCGGACGCAGGTCGAGCGGCTCCAGAACCACGTCGAGACGCTGGAGGAGACCATCGAGGAGAAGGACCGCCGCATCGAGGAGCAGGAGACCGAACTCGCCCGCGCCCGCAGCGACCAGCGCCGCGAGGTCCGCAAGGACCGCGAGGTCACGAAGCTCCGGCGGAAAAAGGAGGAGCTCGGGGAGAAGCTCGAGGCCGAGCGTGGGGCCCGCGAGGACCTGGAGGGCAAGCTCGAGCGGCTGAAGGCGCTGTGGAAGCTCGACCACTCCAACTTCGCCGACGTCTCCGAGAAGAAGGAGGGACTGGTCCCCGTGAAGGTGGTCGACCAGTTCACCACGGACGACCTCCGTGACGCCGACGAGCGGTTCGGCCTGATCGAGGACGACATCGTCATGTTCCGTGACGCCTCGGGCGCCGGCCGATCGACCGCACAGCGGCTCGCAGACGTGAACCCGCGGCTGGTGTTGCGGACGGGCGGCCTCTCCGACGCGGCCGACGAGATCCTCTTCGAGCACGAGATCCCCGTCGCCTCCGCCGACATGGTGACCGTCCAGGAGGTCGACGAACTCGCCGTCGCCCGCGAGCGCGAGGTCGAGGCGGCGATCGAGGACTGGGAGGAGCGCGCCGAGGAGCGCCTCCGCGAGCGCAACGCCGAGATGGTCGACAAGATCATCTCCGAGCACCGCGCGGGGGAGCGCGGTGAAAGCGACTGA
- the rnz gene encoding ribonuclease Z — MRVTFLGTSGAVPTTQRNTSAVFVNREGDQLLFDCGEGTQRQMMRFGTGFAVDHVFITHTHGDHVLGLPGLVQTWDFNDREAPVAIHAPAGTRSDVEELVTCIGNEPSFPVRINQVSPGDVVLERDEYEVRAIETEHRCRSVGYALVEEDRKGRFDRRKAEEELGIPPGPKYSKLHSGEPVEHDGRTIQPEEVVGPPRPGRRFVYTGDTMPTRPVVEASEDADLLIHDATFAEDRKERAKATAHSTAREAADVARQAGAERLALVHVSTRYAGDPSPLAEEARETFDGEVLVPDDGQQIEVPYPDE; from the coding sequence ATGCGCGTCACCTTCCTCGGGACGAGCGGGGCAGTGCCGACCACCCAGCGCAACACCAGCGCCGTGTTCGTCAACCGAGAGGGCGACCAGTTGCTGTTCGACTGCGGGGAGGGGACCCAGCGCCAGATGATGCGCTTCGGGACCGGCTTCGCCGTCGACCACGTGTTCATCACTCACACGCACGGCGACCACGTGCTCGGGCTGCCGGGGCTGGTTCAGACGTGGGACTTCAACGACCGAGAGGCACCCGTCGCCATCCACGCGCCGGCCGGGACGCGGAGCGACGTCGAGGAGCTCGTGACCTGCATCGGCAACGAGCCCTCGTTCCCGGTCCGGATCAACCAGGTGTCGCCGGGCGACGTCGTGCTGGAACGCGACGAGTACGAGGTCCGAGCTATCGAGACCGAACACCGCTGTCGCTCCGTCGGCTACGCGCTGGTCGAGGAGGACCGCAAGGGCCGCTTCGATCGCCGGAAGGCCGAGGAGGAGCTCGGGATTCCGCCCGGCCCGAAGTACTCGAAGCTCCACAGCGGGGAGCCCGTCGAGCACGACGGCCGGACGATCCAGCCCGAGGAGGTCGTCGGCCCGCCGCGGCCGGGCCGGCGGTTCGTCTACACCGGCGACACCATGCCGACACGGCCCGTCGTCGAGGCCAGCGAGGACGCCGATTTGCTGATCCACGACGCCACCTTCGCCGAGGACCGGAAGGAGCGGGCGAAGGCGACCGCCCACTCCACCGCGCGGGAGGCCGCCGACGTCGCCCGACAGGCCGGCGCCGAGCGACTGGCGCTGGTCCACGTCTCCACGCGCTACGCCGGCGACCCCTCGCCGCTGGCCGAGGAGGCACGCGAGACCTTCGACGGCGAGGTCCTCGTCCCCGACGACGGCCAGCAGATAGAGGTTCCCTACCCCGACGAGTGA
- a CDS encoding VOC family protein, translating to MDVAHVALWVSDVDRAVDFYTGIGLERQWEFTLDGVENVYVGGEHGELQFKHDPDRTTPIAPSRADVDHVALTVDDVEETVERAVDLGGSVVTEPTVIDEADAYVAFVEDPEGYTVEFVEPL from the coding sequence ATGGACGTCGCACACGTCGCGCTGTGGGTATCGGACGTGGACCGCGCGGTCGACTTCTACACCGGCATCGGCCTCGAGCGGCAGTGGGAGTTCACGCTGGACGGCGTCGAGAACGTCTACGTCGGCGGCGAGCACGGGGAACTCCAGTTCAAGCACGACCCCGACCGGACGACGCCCATCGCGCCCTCTCGCGCCGACGTCGACCACGTCGCGCTGACCGTCGACGACGTCGAGGAGACCGTCGAGCGGGCAGTCGACCTCGGCGGCTCGGTGGTGACCGAGCCCACCGTCATCGACGAGGCCGACGCCTACGTGGCGTTCGTCGAGGACCCCGAGGGGTACACGGTGGAGTTCGTCGAGCCACTGTGA
- a CDS encoding cyclase family protein: protein MSDHRPSDSDDSSIATAATRRRVLRAWAAAASIGVAGVTLPEQVAAQEYKDSGVTVNEIWTEVLSRLPDNWGRWGEDDEIGTLNYLDGEQAFRGMQTAMQGSPGEIEVFTLQPPYRGEAIPTPDEGDPTETGDPLFPTREPARRDQIVDDRHYEQGFVEPLEGGMKFSDDAFITRLFLQGSAQLDALAHVWYDTKKRPGQDELADERQGLLYNGFEASTLSTPHEYDAPVSGLRPADDPENDLEAVPEDYDPFSTDLVEHPVIRTWEAGRVGAAKQAEHGAVGRAVLLDVGRNGPDDLERSDVDGTRLAQGVGVELEHLQATAEAQGVSVEQRDILLVRMGGTEKTLDPEAEWTTEEPGLSFSEDLIEWIHENEIPIVAADNLAVEVLAEDVDPQEDLSDGLRGDVEDALGVTLDEPFLVTNPNHPALITNLGIPVHEIFLLDDLAESCDEDGVYGMLFAGAPLKIVGGDGSPINPIVVKPSRPDGGGGSGQETETSQGSGDGADG from the coding sequence ATGAGCGACCACCGACCGAGCGACTCGGACGACAGCAGTATAGCCACCGCCGCCACCCGCCGGCGCGTCCTCCGGGCGTGGGCCGCCGCCGCGTCGATCGGCGTCGCGGGCGTCACCCTCCCCGAGCAGGTCGCCGCCCAGGAGTACAAGGACTCCGGCGTGACGGTCAACGAGATCTGGACGGAGGTCCTCTCGCGGCTACCGGACAACTGGGGCCGCTGGGGCGAGGACGACGAGATCGGGACGCTGAACTACCTCGACGGGGAGCAGGCGTTCCGCGGGATGCAGACCGCGATGCAGGGGTCCCCCGGCGAGATCGAGGTATTCACCCTTCAGCCCCCGTACAGGGGCGAGGCCATCCCGACGCCGGACGAGGGTGACCCGACGGAGACGGGCGACCCGCTCTTTCCGACGCGCGAACCGGCGCGGCGCGACCAGATCGTGGACGACCGCCACTACGAGCAGGGGTTCGTCGAACCCCTCGAGGGCGGGATGAAGTTCTCCGACGACGCGTTCATCACGCGGCTGTTCCTTCAGGGGTCGGCACAGCTCGACGCTCTCGCGCACGTCTGGTACGACACGAAGAAACGGCCCGGACAGGACGAGCTCGCCGACGAGCGCCAGGGGCTCCTGTACAACGGGTTCGAGGCGAGCACGCTCTCGACGCCCCACGAATACGACGCGCCCGTGAGCGGTCTCCGGCCGGCCGACGATCCGGAGAACGACCTCGAGGCCGTCCCCGAAGACTACGACCCGTTCTCGACGGATCTGGTCGAACATCCCGTCATCAGGACGTGGGAAGCGGGACGGGTCGGCGCTGCCAAGCAGGCCGAGCACGGCGCCGTCGGGCGCGCCGTCCTGCTCGACGTCGGCCGGAACGGGCCCGACGACCTCGAGCGGTCGGACGTCGACGGGACGCGCCTGGCGCAGGGCGTCGGCGTCGAGCTCGAACACCTCCAGGCGACGGCAGAGGCGCAGGGCGTGAGCGTCGAGCAGCGGGACATCCTGCTCGTCCGTATGGGCGGCACCGAGAAGACGCTGGACCCGGAGGCCGAGTGGACGACCGAAGAGCCCGGTCTCAGCTTCAGCGAGGACCTCATCGAGTGGATCCACGAGAACGAGATTCCGATCGTCGCGGCGGACAACCTGGCCGTCGAGGTGCTCGCGGAGGACGTCGACCCCCAGGAAGACCTGAGCGACGGGCTCCGCGGGGACGTCGAGGACGCGCTCGGCGTCACGCTCGACGAGCCGTTCCTCGTCACCAACCCAAACCACCCGGCGCTGATCACGAACCTCGGCATACCGGTCCACGAGATCTTCCTGCTGGACGACCTGGCCGAGAGCTGTGACGAGGACGGCGTCTACGGGATGCTGTTCGCCGGCGCGCCGCTGAAGATCGTCGGCGGGGACGGCTCGCCGATCAACCCGATCGTCGTCAAGCCGTCGCGGCCGGACGGCGGAGGCGGTTCGGGACAGGAAACGGAGACCAGTCAGGGCAGCGGCGACGGCGCTGACGGATAG
- a CDS encoding helix-turn-helix domain-containing protein: MQQVTFAVEFTGERAQPTHRRLMGETPASRADLLVWGPLGSPTSLSWFDAGAGAVERLLDGVESVRETRLVPGDGGTYAFAERRDYEFDPALRALVADAGVAFVPPVTFRESGRMQFEAVGDGTALGELRAAVPDDLRPSVEAVRPFRRRSSTAPLTDRQREAVEAAVAAGYYEVPRTGSVADVAAALDCAHSTAGELLRRAESRLVAGFVDGDPPAHSSG; the protein is encoded by the coding sequence GTGCAGCAGGTCACCTTCGCCGTCGAGTTCACTGGCGAGCGGGCGCAGCCGACCCACCGCCGGCTCATGGGCGAGACGCCCGCTTCGCGGGCCGACCTGCTGGTCTGGGGCCCGCTGGGTAGTCCGACGTCCCTGTCTTGGTTCGACGCGGGCGCCGGCGCGGTCGAGCGGTTGCTCGACGGCGTCGAGTCCGTCCGCGAGACTCGCCTCGTTCCCGGCGACGGCGGGACGTACGCCTTCGCCGAGCGGCGGGACTACGAGTTCGACCCGGCGCTGCGGGCACTGGTGGCCGACGCGGGCGTCGCGTTCGTCCCGCCGGTGACGTTCCGCGAGTCGGGACGGATGCAGTTCGAGGCCGTCGGCGACGGGACCGCGCTGGGGGAACTCCGCGCGGCGGTGCCCGACGACCTGCGTCCGAGCGTCGAGGCGGTCCGGCCGTTCCGGCGCCGCTCGTCGACGGCGCCGCTCACCGACCGCCAGCGCGAGGCCGTCGAGGCGGCGGTCGCGGCGGGCTACTACGAGGTGCCCCGGACCGGGAGCGTCGCCGACGTGGCCGCGGCGCTGGACTGCGCTCACAGCACGGCGGGCGAGCTCCTGCGGCGGGCGGAGTCGCGGCTGGTCGCCGGGTTCGTCGACGGGGACCCGCCGGCTCACTCGTCGGGGTAG
- a CDS encoding PhzF family phenazine biosynthesis protein: MSSPLHLVDVFARERYAGNQLAVVTDADGLDDDEMQDFAAEIGFSETTFVTGEPTDGAWSVRIFTPEAEVPFAGHPTLGTADVIREHLADDRPDEVVLDLEVGEVPVEVRERDGTETLWMTQRPPEFRDRLDHDDLAEVLGLSPDDLERGWPAQVVSTGLPTIVVPLIDRTALERIDVDRAAYDAVTGDRDAKNVLAFSFDPRDDANDVADRMFAPYYGVLEDPATGSSNGCLAAYLARHGDGDAVDVRVEQGYEMGRPSLLHLRAEADDPVHVEVGGSVVDVARGELL; the protein is encoded by the coding sequence ATGTCCTCGCCCCTCCACCTGGTCGACGTGTTCGCCCGCGAGCGGTACGCCGGCAACCAGCTCGCCGTCGTGACCGACGCCGACGGTCTGGACGACGACGAGATGCAGGACTTCGCCGCCGAGATCGGCTTCTCCGAGACGACGTTCGTCACCGGCGAGCCGACCGACGGCGCGTGGTCGGTGCGCATCTTCACGCCCGAGGCCGAGGTCCCCTTCGCCGGCCACCCGACGCTGGGCACGGCCGACGTTATCCGGGAGCACCTCGCCGACGACCGACCAGACGAGGTCGTGCTGGACCTCGAGGTCGGCGAGGTCCCCGTCGAGGTCAGGGAACGAGACGGGACCGAGACGCTGTGGATGACCCAGCGGCCGCCCGAGTTCCGCGACCGCCTCGACCACGACGACCTCGCCGAGGTGCTGGGGCTGTCACCGGACGACCTCGAGCGCGGGTGGCCAGCCCAGGTCGTCTCGACGGGGCTGCCGACGATCGTCGTCCCGCTGATCGACCGCACCGCCCTCGAACGCATCGACGTCGATCGGGCGGCCTACGACGCGGTCACGGGCGACCGCGACGCGAAGAACGTGCTGGCGTTCAGCTTCGATCCCCGCGACGACGCCAACGACGTCGCCGACCGCATGTTCGCGCCCTACTACGGCGTCCTCGAGGACCCCGCCACCGGCTCCTCGAACGGCTGTCTGGCCGCCTACCTGGCCAGGCACGGCGACGGCGACGCCGTCGACGTCCGCGTCGAGCAGGGCTACGAGATGGGCCGGCCGTCGCTACTGCACCTCCGTGCCGAGGCGGACGATCCCGTCCACGTCGAGGTCGGCGGGAGCGTGGTCGACGTCGCGCGCGGCGAGTTGCTGTGA
- the fer gene encoding ferredoxin Fer, whose protein sequence is MASPHEILDVDPGADEQTVRDAYREQVKEAHPDHGGTAEEFQRVRSAYEALVNGDGSGEEIVEAVRRNGTEPAEPESDEPDAATVEYLNYAVLDDYGWSIDDPDLFETAAATDLDAEDYGEFEAEFDESLLEAAERHGYAWPFACRGGACANCAVLVVEGDLSMRVDHVLPEEMVEAGFSLSCNGEPTTDELRVLYNVKHLPDLEDLLLPPRPFEQAHGD, encoded by the coding sequence GTGGCGTCCCCGCACGAGATTCTCGACGTCGACCCCGGCGCCGACGAGCAGACGGTCAGAGACGCCTACCGTGAGCAGGTCAAGGAGGCCCACCCGGACCACGGCGGCACTGCCGAGGAGTTCCAGCGCGTCAGGAGCGCTTACGAGGCGCTCGTGAACGGCGACGGGAGCGGCGAGGAGATAGTCGAGGCGGTCCGGCGGAACGGAACCGAGCCGGCGGAGCCGGAATCGGACGAGCCGGACGCGGCGACGGTGGAGTACCTCAACTACGCGGTGCTGGACGACTACGGCTGGTCCATCGACGACCCGGACCTCTTCGAGACGGCCGCGGCGACCGACCTCGATGCGGAGGACTACGGCGAGTTCGAGGCCGAGTTCGACGAGTCGCTGCTGGAGGCGGCCGAGCGACACGGATACGCCTGGCCCTTCGCCTGCCGGGGCGGCGCCTGCGCGAACTGCGCCGTGCTGGTCGTCGAGGGGGACCTGTCGATGCGAGTCGACCACGTCCTCCCGGAGGAGATGGTCGAAGCGGGGTTTAGCCTCTCCTGTAACGGCGAGCCGACGACCGACGAACTGCGGGTGCTGTACAACGTCAAGCACCTGCCCGACCTGGAGGACCTGTTGCTGCCGCCGCGGCCGTTCGAGCAGGCCCACGGCGACTGA
- a CDS encoding aldo/keto reductase, whose product MEYTTLGSTGIEVSKICLGCMSFGSGNEWMLDRDESEELIERALELGINFFDTANVYSTGESEEILGEVLAEYDRDEQVVATKVYGEMGDDPNKQGLSRKAIEQELDHSLDRLGMDTVDLYQIHRWDYDTPIETTLRALDDAVRRGEVRHVGASSMYAHQFQEALHVSERENLASFETMQSLYHLTYREEEREMYPVCEKEDVGIIPWSPLGAGYLTRPHEEFERTTRGEHEKGEIGLPYDEGPGSQEINERVQELAADKGVSMAQIALAWHFHNDYTDAPILGTSSVEHLEDAVEALEIDLSESDMEYLAEPYHPVEIYGFE is encoded by the coding sequence ATGGAGTACACCACCCTCGGCTCGACCGGCATCGAGGTCTCGAAGATCTGTCTGGGATGCATGAGCTTCGGCAGCGGTAACGAGTGGATGCTCGACCGCGACGAGAGCGAGGAGCTGATCGAGCGGGCCCTGGAACTGGGGATCAACTTCTTCGACACGGCGAACGTCTACTCGACGGGCGAGAGCGAGGAGATCCTCGGCGAGGTCCTCGCTGAGTACGATCGCGACGAGCAGGTCGTCGCGACCAAGGTCTACGGGGAGATGGGCGACGACCCGAACAAGCAGGGGCTCTCGCGGAAGGCCATCGAGCAGGAACTGGACCACTCGCTGGATCGCCTCGGCATGGACACGGTCGACCTCTACCAGATCCACCGCTGGGACTACGACACGCCCATCGAGACGACGCTGCGGGCGCTCGACGACGCCGTCCGCCGCGGCGAGGTCCGCCACGTCGGGGCCTCCTCGATGTACGCCCACCAGTTCCAGGAGGCGCTGCACGTCAGCGAGCGCGAGAACCTCGCCTCCTTCGAGACGATGCAGAGCCTCTACCACCTCACCTACCGCGAGGAGGAGCGCGAGATGTACCCCGTCTGTGAGAAGGAGGACGTGGGGATCATCCCGTGGAGCCCCCTGGGTGCCGGGTACCTCACCCGTCCCCACGAGGAGTTCGAGCGTACGACGCGGGGAGAGCACGAGAAGGGGGAGATCGGTCTGCCCTACGACGAAGGTCCCGGGAGCCAGGAGATCAACGAGCGCGTCCAGGAACTCGCTGCCGACAAGGGCGTCTCGATGGCCCAGATCGCGCTCGCCTGGCACTTCCACAACGACTACACCGACGCGCCGATCCTCGGCACCTCGAGCGTCGAGCACCTCGAAGACGCCGTCGAGGCGCTGGAGATCGACCTCTCAGAGTCGGACATGGAGTACCTCGCAGAGCCGTACCATCCCGTGGAGATCTACGGGTTCGAGTAG